A single genomic interval of Nymphalis io chromosome 30, ilAglIoxx1.1, whole genome shotgun sequence harbors:
- the LOC126779821 gene encoding uncharacterized protein LOC126779821, whose amino-acid sequence MRCETPLVKEDLHHPTLDIMLIDINISSFLSPPRIVKLFHKADYKIINELLANIDWSVISDYYDIDTSVEKFYYIINDIITKNIPSKVHKKWKMYDNYSDYSTFKLLRDRQKRVEKTCYDNYLDFAENNILRNSKCFWTFVKTKQNTNDIPERLYYNDISTSDGQQISNLVIVRRC is encoded by the exons ATGCGCTGTGAAACACCTTTAGTAAAGGAAGATTTACACCATCCCACGttggatattatgttaatagatattaacattagtagCTTTCTTAGCCCTCCTcgtattgttaaactttttcataaagctgactataaaataattaatgaattattggctAACATTGATTGGTCGGTTATTTCTGATTACTATGATATTGACACATCCGTTGagaaattctattacataatcaatgatataattacaaagaatattcCTTCTAAAGTG cacaaaaaatggaaaatgtatgataattacagtgattacagtacttttaaattacttcgtgatagacaaaaaagggttgaaaagacatgctacgataactatcttgattttgcggaaaataatattttgagaaactctaagtgtttttggacatttgtcaagaccaaacagaatacaaatgacatacctgagcggctatattataacgatatctcaacaagtgacggtcagcaaataagcaatct